A single Anopheles arabiensis isolate DONGOLA chromosome X, AaraD3, whole genome shotgun sequence DNA region contains:
- the LOC120906864 gene encoding sodium- and chloride-dependent GABA transporter 1-like — KANFFVLPEFTVITCSFFPSRQGVFIFNIVQWTPIKYLGYSYPLWAHAFGWFTALSSMLCIPGYMIWLWRNTPGDRANKIRLIVRIEDSVSQLRERMQADAEKGMEL, encoded by the exons AAAgcaaacttttttgttttaccagaGTTCACCGTAATCacttgttccttttttccatcTCGACAGGGCGTATTCATCTTCAACATCGTGCAGTGGACACCGATCAAGTACCTCGGCTACTCGTACCCGCTGTGGGCCCACGCGTTCGGCTGGTTCACCGCCCTGTCGTCCATGCTGTGCATCCCGGGCTACATGATCTGGCTGTGGAGAAACACCCCCGGCGATCGCGCTAAC AAAATTCGACTGATCGTTCGAATCGAGGACAGCGTGAGCCAGCTGCGGGAGAGAATGCAGGCCGACGCCGAGAAGGGCATGGAGCTGTAA
- the LOC120906863 gene encoding uncharacterized protein LOC120906863 produces MAVWSNRTARSSTGFRLETMEGTLNVSFEAPKELLFQAKFNLMCLLGNSQIAFLRLCNVDVETLITNCFSCNGFVPITKHMFVPVEVYERTPGAELMLVLTGDIKTFIGFDQTNLAQKRVADILEYGLHTVSDKTFKHACQSFIGECKKQTILASLKTVLLPDMSLSASLAIDLGSLATLFPLSLLKQAQSQGASEPTHDTRAQLIKKLHSDCEMVLSLKLGDVSVPATADSVMEGMAHMQL; encoded by the exons ATGGCGGTGTGGTCAAACAGGACAGCAAGATCGTCCACGGGATTT CGACTCGAAACGATGGAAGGAACGCTGAATGTATCATTTGAGGCACCCAAGGAATTATTGTTCCAGgcaaaattcaatttgatGTGTTTGCTCGG CAACAGCCAGATAGCATTTCTTCGCCTGTGCAATGTTGATGTTGAAACGTTGATTACGAACTGCTTTTCCTGCAACGGTTTTGTCCCTATTACAAAGCATATGTTTGTGCCGGTGGAGGTGTATGAGCGGACACCGGGGGCCGAGCTGATGTTAGTGCTAACGGGAGACATTAAAACTTTCATCGG CTTTGACCAGACCAACTTAGCCCAGAAACGGGTGGCCGATATTTTGGAATATGGG TTGCATACGGTGTCCGATAAAACTTTTAAGCACGCATGTCAGTCGTTCATCGGGGAATG CAAGAAGCAAACCATTCTCGCGTCCCTAAAGACGGTGTTGCTCCCAGACATGTCCCTGTCGGCAAGCTTGGCTATTGATCTGGGCAGCCTAGCCAC GCTGTTTCCGCTGTCTTTATTGAAGCAGGCCCAATCGCAAGGGGCATCGGAACCGACGCACGATACGCGTGCCCAGCTGATTAAGAAGCTTCATTCGGACTGCGAAATGGTGCTGTCGCTCAAGCTGGGCGACGTGAGCGTACCGGCAACAGCCGATTCAGTGATGGAAGGGATGGCGCACATGCAACTGTGA